A window of Conger conger chromosome 13, fConCon1.1, whole genome shotgun sequence contains these coding sequences:
- the LOC133108463 gene encoding 52 kDa repressor of the inhibitor of the protein kinase-like → MPNFCAAPNCTRKSTQSDLAFFRFPRDPERCQLWVENCRRADLEDKTADQLNKHYRLCAKHFEPAMICKTSPYRTVLKDTAIPTIFDLTSHLNNPNSRHRKRIKELTEEDIKRIKERRLEAAREKSQNKENEVSEDQDAGADKDEEPALNPEEKELRDYLKSLFEIIVVIGKQNIALNGHAEVGEEEDCFTPSNFQALLEYRINAGDEVLRKRFEMAAVNAEYCPSDQQRRILEVCEGCIREEILQEVRESRFFSLITGDSAEFPDGLHVPLFLRFVDKSHILREEFIEFLPFEGDEEALIERLESQVGEKWGMNMEYCRGQAHISSGVFACKMKAIATGLAEKYPLAVYTPCSTCALNVYLANNLLLTGVQVVMSTLRRIGQFFDKVPLLQAELEHAISIFYQGNEEKANELKEICRGNWTERHDLFELAVDLLESLLLCMDSVHDNEDQKWSDQIISDAYVISESLADFEFVATLVVLKNALSFTRAFGKNLQGQTLDVFFAASSLTAVLHSLNEVMDNIEVYHEFWFEEAVNLAAAMEIPVRVPRLFLRKQRAEAGAEIQPESYFKEYLTVPLVGYVIQELKDVFSENHLRALKCLSLVPAVMGQLKFNASEENNADIYRGDLPNPDTLPAELHCWRIKWKHRGKEISLPSTIHDTMQLAEVKFFPNVYAFLKVLCTLPVLKLENARCEAAWKRTRAYLADTPVNHRSKSLAVLNINYDVKHDLDMMVDTYVKLHPEQESESLV, encoded by the exons ATGCCAGCTGTGGGTGGAGAACTGCCGTCGAGCTGACTTGGAAGACAAAACCGCTGACCAGTTGAACAAACACTACAGATTGTGTGCCAAACACTTTGAACCCGCTATGATCTGCAAAACC AGCCCTTACAGGACGGTGCTAAAAGACACCGCCATTCCAACCATATTCGATTTGACCAGCCACCTCAATAATCCCAACAGCAGGCACCGGAAGCGGATTAAAGAGCTG aCAGAAGAGGACATAAAGAGGATCAAAGAGAGGAGAT TGGAAGCGGCTCGTGAAAAGTCTCAAAACAAGGAGAACGAGGTGAGCGAGGACCAGGACGCCGGAGCTGATAAAGACGAGGAGCCGGCCCTGAACCCCGAGGAGAAGGAGCTGCGGGACTACCTCAAGTCCCTGTTCGAGATCATCGTCGTGATCGGGAAGCAGAACATCGCGCTGAACGGCCATGCCGAggtaggggaggaggaggactgcTTCACCCCCAGCAACTTCCAGGCCCTGCTGGAGTACCGCATCAACGCCGGGGACGAGGTCCTCCGGAAGAGGTTTGAGATGGCCGCCGTCAACGCCGAGTACTGCCCGTCCGACCAGCAGAGAAGGATCCTGGAGGTGTGCGAGGGGTGCATCCGGGAGGAGATCCTGCAGGAGGTGCGGGAGTCCCGCTTCTTCTCCCTGATAACGGGCGACTCGGCCGAGTTCCCCGACGGGCTCCACGTGCCTCTCTTCCTGCGCTTCGTGGACAAGTCCCACATCCTGCGGGAGGAGTTCATCGAGTTCCTGCCCTTCGAGGGCGACGAGGAGGCCCTGATCGAGAGGCTGGAGTCCCAGGTGGGCGAGAAGTGGGGGATGAACATGGAGTACTGCCGCGGTCAGGCTCACATCAGCTCCGGGGTGTTCGCCTGCAAGATGAAGGCCATCGCCACCGGCCTGGCGGAGAAGTACCCACTGGCCGTGTACACGCCCTGCTCTACGTGCGCCCTCAACGTTTACCTGGCCAACAATCTGCTCCTGACCGGAGTGCAGGTGGTGATGTCCACCCTGAGAAGGATAGGCCAGTTTTTCGACAAGGTGCCCCTACTGCAGGCCGAGCTGGAGCACGCCATCTCCATCTTTTACCAGGGCAACGAGGAGAAGGCCAACGAGCTCAAAGAGATCTGCCGCGGCAACTGGACGGAGAGGCACGACCTGTTCGAGCTGGCGGTGGACCTGCTGgagtctctcctcctctgcatgGACAGCGTCCACGACAACGAGGACCAGAAGTGGAGCGACCAGATCATCAGCGACGCCTACGTCATCTCGGAGTCGCTCGCGGACTTCGAGTTCGTGGCGACGTTAGTCGTGCTGAAAAACGCCCTGTCGTTCACCCGGGCGTTCGGCAAGAACCTGCAAGGGCAGACCTTGGACGTGTTCTTCGCCGCCAGCAGCCTGACCGCCGTCCTCCATTCTCTCAACGAGGTCATGGACAATATCGAGGTCTACCACGAGTTCTGGTTTGAGGAGGCGGTCAACCTGGCCGCGGCCATGGAGATCCCGGTGAGGGTCCCCCGGCTGTTCCTCAGGAAGCAGCGGGCCGAGGCCGGGGCGGAGATTCAGCCCGAGAGCTACTTCAAGGAGTACCTGACCGTGCCGTTGGTGGGATACGTCATCCAGGAACTGAAGGACGTCTTCTCTGAGAACCACCTGAGAGCCCTCAAGTGCCTGTCGCTAGTCCCTGCCGTCATGGGTCAGCTGAAGTTCAACGCGTCGGAGGAGAACAACGCCGACATATACAGGGGCGACCTCCCGAACCCGGACACGCTCCCCGCTGAGCTCCACTGCTGGAGGATCAAATGGAAACACAGGGGCAAGGAGATCAGCCTGCCCTCCACCATCCACGATACCATGCAGCTGGCCGAGGTCAAGTTCTTCCCCAACGTCTACGCTTTCCTCAAGGTCCTGTGCACCCTGCCCGTCCTGAAGCTGGAGAACGCCAGGTGTGAGGCGGCCTGGAAACGCACCAGGGCCTACCTGGCGGACACGCCCGTAAACCACCGGTCAAAGAGCCTGGCGGTGCTCAACATCAACTACGACGTCAAGCACGACTTGGACATGATGGTTGATACCTACGTTAAACTGCACCCTGAGCAGGAGAGTGAGTCACTTGTATGA